GTCTATGTCATTCGGTATGGGACTGCAAGTATCACGTTGTCTGGATACCGAAGTATCGCAGGAAGGTTCTTTTCGGCAGGATACGTAAGCACCTTGGTGAAGTAATCCGGGGATTGGCACGACAGAAGGGCACGCGGCTATTTTGTGTCAACGGTAGGGCGCGACGAAGAAGTG
This is a stretch of genomic DNA from bacterium. It encodes these proteins:
- a CDS encoding transposase, which codes for MDNAQSLCHSVWDCKYHVVWIPKYRRKVLFGRIRKHLGEVIRGLARQKGTRLFCVNGRARRRS